In the Rhizobium sp. CB3090 genome, one interval contains:
- a CDS encoding efflux RND transporter permease subunit: protein MNISRFFVDRPVFAGVLSVLIVVAGLIGLRALPISEYPEVVPPSIVVRATYPGANPTVIAETVATPLEEQINGVEGMLYMSSQATSDGVLNVTVTFKLGTDPDKAQQLVQNRVSQAEPRLPTEVRALGITTVKSSPDFIMVVNLVSDGADHDITYLRNYATLNIKDRLARIEGVGQVQVFGAGDYSMRVWIDPQKAAEHNLAASDISNAISSQNVQAAAGIIGASPSRPSVDLQLNVNAQGRLRTPEEFGNIIVKTGANGEITRLRDVARVELGAEDYTLRSLLDGKPAVAVAVLQAPGSNAIEIANNVRSTMNELQQAMPAGVKYDIVYDTTKFVRASIEKVLDTLLEAIALVVLVVILFLQTWRASIIPLIAVPVSIIGTFAVMYVFGFSINALSLFGLVLAIGIVVDDAIVVVENVERNIENGLSPRDATYKAMKEVSGPIIAIALVLVAVFVPLAFISGLSGQFYRQFALTIAISTVISAFNSLTLSPALASLLLKGHHAPKDWLTRFMDAVFGWFFRGFNRAFGAGSKYYGKGVGGLVSRKSIVMVLYLALVGATYSLFTTVPGGFVPSQDKQYLIGFAQLPDAASLDRTENVIKRMTDIALAQPGVANAIAFPGLSINGFTNSSNAGIVFVTLKDFDERKTPDLSGGAIAMALNQKFGAIQDAFIAMFPPPPVNGLGTTGGFKLQIEDRAGLGNQALDQAAKAVIAKAYQTPELAGIFSSFQINVPQLFADLDRAKAEQLGVSVTDVFQTLQIYLGSLYVNDFNAFGRTYSVRVQADAKFRAQPDDIGQLKVRSASGQMIPLSALLKVDATTGPERTNRYNGFLAADINGGPAPGYSSGQAQAAIEKILHETLPPGIDFEWTDLTYQQILAGNSSVVVFPLALLLVFLVLAAQYESLTLPLAIIMIVPMGVLAALTGVWLTGGDNNIFTQIGLVVLVGLSAKNAILIVEFARELEFEGRTPVQAAVEASRLRLRPILMTSMAFIMGVVPLVTSTGAGAEMRAAMGIAVFSGMIGVTFFGIFMTPVFYVLIRRLTGNRPLKQHHHNDNNSHSAEVLPIAAE, encoded by the coding sequence ATGAACATCTCCAGATTCTTTGTTGACCGCCCGGTCTTTGCCGGTGTTCTTTCGGTCCTCATCGTGGTCGCCGGCCTGATCGGTCTTAGAGCGCTGCCGATCTCCGAATATCCAGAGGTCGTGCCGCCGTCGATTGTCGTGCGCGCCACCTATCCCGGCGCCAACCCGACCGTCATTGCCGAAACGGTGGCGACGCCGCTCGAAGAGCAGATCAACGGCGTCGAGGGCATGCTCTACATGTCCAGCCAGGCAACGTCCGACGGCGTTCTCAACGTTACGGTCACCTTCAAGCTCGGCACCGATCCGGACAAGGCGCAGCAGCTCGTGCAAAACCGCGTTTCGCAGGCCGAGCCGCGCCTGCCCACGGAAGTCCGTGCCCTCGGCATCACGACCGTCAAGAGCTCGCCTGATTTCATCATGGTCGTCAATCTCGTCTCGGACGGGGCCGACCACGACATCACTTATCTGCGAAACTATGCGACCCTGAACATCAAGGATCGGCTCGCCCGCATCGAAGGCGTCGGGCAGGTGCAGGTCTTCGGCGCCGGCGACTATTCCATGCGCGTCTGGATCGATCCGCAGAAGGCAGCCGAGCATAATCTTGCCGCCAGCGACATCAGCAATGCGATCAGCTCCCAGAACGTCCAGGCTGCGGCCGGCATCATCGGTGCCTCACCCAGCCGGCCGAGCGTGGATTTGCAGCTCAACGTCAATGCCCAGGGCCGCCTGCGCACACCCGAGGAGTTCGGCAACATCATCGTCAAGACGGGCGCCAACGGCGAGATCACCCGCCTTCGCGACGTCGCCCGCGTCGAGCTCGGTGCGGAAGACTATACCCTGCGTTCGCTGCTCGACGGCAAGCCGGCGGTCGCCGTCGCGGTTCTCCAGGCGCCCGGTTCGAACGCGATCGAGATTGCGAACAATGTGCGCTCGACCATGAACGAGCTGCAGCAGGCCATGCCGGCGGGCGTCAAGTACGACATCGTCTACGACACGACGAAATTCGTCCGCGCCTCGATTGAAAAGGTCCTCGACACACTACTCGAAGCCATCGCGCTCGTCGTCCTCGTCGTCATCCTGTTCCTGCAGACATGGCGCGCCTCGATCATCCCGCTGATCGCCGTTCCGGTGTCGATCATCGGCACCTTTGCGGTGATGTATGTCTTCGGCTTCTCGATCAACGCGCTCAGTCTATTCGGCCTGGTGCTGGCGATCGGTATCGTCGTGGACGACGCGATCGTGGTGGTTGAGAACGTCGAACGCAATATCGAGAACGGGCTCAGTCCGCGAGACGCCACCTACAAGGCCATGAAGGAAGTCTCCGGTCCGATCATCGCGATCGCGCTGGTGCTCGTCGCCGTCTTCGTGCCGCTCGCCTTCATCTCCGGCCTGTCCGGCCAGTTCTACCGCCAGTTCGCGCTGACGATCGCCATCTCGACCGTCATCTCTGCCTTCAACTCGCTCACCCTGTCTCCGGCACTGGCATCCCTGCTCCTGAAGGGCCATCATGCGCCGAAGGATTGGCTGACGCGGTTCATGGACGCGGTCTTCGGCTGGTTCTTCCGCGGCTTCAACCGGGCGTTCGGGGCCGGTTCGAAGTACTACGGCAAGGGCGTCGGCGGCCTGGTGTCGCGCAAGAGCATCGTCATGGTGCTCTATCTCGCGCTGGTGGGGGCGACCTACAGCCTGTTCACCACAGTTCCCGGCGGTTTCGTGCCGTCGCAGGACAAGCAGTATCTGATCGGCTTCGCACAGTTGCCGGATGCTGCGAGCCTTGACCGCACGGAGAACGTGATCAAGCGCATGACCGATATTGCGCTCGCCCAGCCGGGCGTCGCCAATGCGATCGCCTTCCCGGGTCTGTCGATCAATGGCTTCACCAATTCCTCGAATGCCGGCATCGTTTTCGTGACGTTGAAGGACTTCGACGAGCGCAAGACGCCTGACCTTTCAGGTGGGGCGATCGCCATGGCGCTGAACCAGAAGTTCGGCGCCATCCAGGACGCCTTCATCGCCATGTTCCCGCCGCCGCCGGTCAACGGCCTCGGCACGACAGGCGGCTTCAAGCTGCAGATCGAGGATCGCGCCGGCCTCGGCAACCAGGCTCTCGACCAGGCGGCCAAGGCGGTGATAGCCAAGGCCTACCAGACACCGGAACTCGCCGGCATCTTCTCGAGCTTCCAGATCAACGTGCCGCAGCTCTTTGCCGATCTCGACCGTGCCAAGGCCGAACAACTCGGGGTCTCCGTCACGGATGTCTTCCAGACGCTGCAGATCTATCTGGGTTCGCTCTACGTGAACGATTTCAACGCCTTCGGCCGCACCTACAGCGTCCGCGTGCAGGCCGATGCCAAGTTCCGCGCTCAGCCGGACGATATCGGCCAGTTGAAGGTTCGCTCGGCATCGGGCCAGATGATCCCGCTTTCGGCTTTGCTGAAGGTCGATGCCACCACCGGTCCGGAACGCACGAACCGCTACAACGGCTTCCTTGCGGCCGATATCAATGGCGGCCCGGCGCCCGGCTACTCGTCGGGTCAGGCACAGGCGGCGATCGAGAAGATCCTGCATGAGACGTTGCCGCCCGGCATTGACTTCGAATGGACGGACCTGACCTACCAGCAGATTCTGGCCGGCAATTCCAGCGTCGTTGTTTTCCCGCTGGCGCTGCTGCTCGTCTTCCTCGTGCTGGCCGCCCAATACGAGAGCCTGACCTTGCCGCTCGCCATCATCATGATCGTGCCGATGGGCGTATTGGCGGCGCTGACCGGTGTCTGGCTCACGGGTGGAGACAACAATATCTTCACCCAGATCGGCCTGGTGGTGCTCGTCGGTCTGTCGGCGAAAAATGCGATCCTGATCGTGGAATTCGCCCGCGAGCTGGAATTCGAAGGCCGCACGCCGGTTCAAGCTGCCGTCGAAGCCAGCCGTCTGCGTCTGCGCCCGATCCTGATGACCTCCATGGCTTTCATCATGGGTGTCGTGCCGCTGGTCACCTCGACCGGCGCTGGTGCCGAGATGCGCGCCGCCATGGGTATCGCGGTGTTCTCGGGCATGATCGGCGTAACGTTCTTCGGCATCTTCATGACGCCGGTGTTCTACGTGCTGATCCGCAGGCTGACGGGCAACCGTCCGCTGAAGCAGCATCACCACAATGACAACAACAGCCATTCGGCAGAGGTTCTCCCGATCGCCGCCGAATAG
- a CDS encoding IlvD/Edd family dehydratase: MTDNGTSKRRLRSQDWFDNPDHIDMTALYLERFMNYGITPEELRSGKPIIGIAQSGSDLTPCNRHHLDLAKRVRDGIRDAGGIPIEFPTHPIFENCKRPTAALDRNLAYLGLVEVLYGYPLDGVVLTTGCDKTTPSALMAASTVNIPAIVLSGGPMLDGWHDGELAGSGTVIWRSRRKLAAGEIDEEGFMEASLASAPSIGHCNTMGTALTMNAMAEALGMSLTGCAAIPGAYRERGQMAYRTGRRAVELVLEGIKPSDILTRQAFLNAIRVNSAIGGSTNAQPHIAAMAKHAGVELHPDDWQIHGFDIPLLANVQPAGAYLGERFHRAGGVPAVMWELLQAGKLDGDCPTVTGKTMADNLKGREATDREVIRPFGEPLKERAGFLVLKGNLFDFAIMKMSVVSEDFRRRYLQEPGREGVFEGRAVVFDGSEDYHKRINDADLGIDENTILVIRGAGPIGWPGSAEVVNMQPPDALLKRGISSLPTIGDGRQSGTADSPSILNASPESAAGGGLAWLRTGDTIRIDFNHGRCNMLVDETEIERRKEDGIPAVPPDATPWQRIYRRSVTQLSDGAVLDGAADFRNLAANPPRHNH; this comes from the coding sequence ATGACCGACAACGGCACATCCAAGCGTCGTCTGCGCTCGCAGGACTGGTTCGACAATCCCGATCATATCGATATGACCGCGCTCTACCTCGAGCGCTTCATGAATTACGGCATCACGCCGGAAGAGCTGCGCTCCGGCAAGCCGATCATCGGCATTGCCCAGAGCGGCAGCGACCTGACGCCTTGCAACCGCCATCACCTCGATCTCGCGAAGCGTGTCCGCGACGGCATTCGCGATGCCGGCGGCATTCCGATCGAATTCCCGACCCATCCGATCTTCGAGAATTGCAAGCGCCCGACGGCGGCACTCGACCGCAATCTCGCCTATCTCGGCCTTGTCGAGGTGCTTTACGGCTATCCGCTCGACGGCGTCGTGTTGACGACGGGCTGCGACAAGACCACGCCGTCGGCGCTGATGGCGGCCTCCACGGTCAATATTCCGGCGATCGTCCTCTCCGGCGGTCCGATGCTGGACGGCTGGCACGACGGCGAGTTGGCCGGTTCCGGCACGGTGATCTGGCGTTCGCGCCGCAAGCTGGCGGCCGGCGAGATCGATGAAGAGGGCTTCATGGAGGCATCGCTCGCCTCGGCGCCTTCGATCGGCCATTGCAATACCATGGGCACGGCCTTGACCATGAACGCCATGGCCGAGGCGCTCGGCATGTCGCTCACCGGCTGCGCCGCCATTCCCGGCGCCTATCGCGAACGCGGGCAGATGGCCTATCGCACCGGCCGCCGCGCCGTCGAGCTGGTGCTCGAGGGCATCAAGCCGTCAGACATATTGACCCGGCAGGCTTTCCTCAATGCGATCCGGGTGAATTCGGCGATCGGCGGCTCAACCAATGCGCAGCCACATATTGCAGCCATGGCAAAGCATGCCGGCGTCGAGCTTCACCCGGATGATTGGCAGATCCATGGATTCGACATTCCGCTGCTGGCTAATGTGCAGCCGGCGGGCGCCTATCTTGGCGAGCGCTTCCATCGCGCCGGCGGCGTGCCGGCCGTCATGTGGGAGCTGCTGCAGGCCGGCAAACTCGATGGTGACTGTCCGACCGTTACCGGCAAGACGATGGCCGACAACCTGAAAGGCAGGGAAGCAACGGATCGCGAGGTTATCCGTCCTTTCGGAGAGCCTTTGAAGGAGCGGGCCGGCTTCCTGGTGCTGAAGGGCAATCTCTTCGATTTCGCCATCATGAAGATGAGCGTCGTTTCAGAGGATTTCCGTCGTCGCTATCTGCAGGAGCCGGGCCGCGAGGGCGTGTTCGAAGGCCGGGCGGTGGTGTTCGACGGATCGGAGGATTATCACAAGCGCATCAACGATGCCGATCTCGGTATCGATGAGAACACGATTCTCGTTATTCGCGGGGCCGGGCCGATCGGTTGGCCGGGCTCTGCCGAAGTCGTCAACATGCAGCCGCCGGATGCGCTGCTGAAGCGGGGCATCAGCAGCCTGCCGACGATCGGCGACGGCCGCCAGTCGGGTACCGCCGACAGCCCGTCGATCCTGAACGCCTCGCCGGAAAGTGCGGCTGGCGGCGGCCTCGCATGGCTGAGGACCGGCGACACCATTCGCATCGATTTCAATCACGGCCGCTGCAACATGTTGGTGGACGAGACTGAAATCGAGCGGCGCAAGGAGGACGGGATTCCTGCGGTTCCGCCGGATGCGACGCCTTGGCAACGCATCTACCGCCGTTCGGTCACGCAACTTTCAGATGGCGCGGTGCTCGACGGCGCTGCCGATTTCCGCAACCTCGCGGCCAATCCGCCGCGCCATAATCATTAA
- the denD gene encoding D-erythronate dehydrogenase, with amino-acid sequence MHIAIIGAAGMIGRKLTARLIADGGLGGREITRLTLVDVVEPPLPQGFTGKVKARARDLSAPGAAEKIIARRPDVIFHLAAIVSGEAELDFDKGYRINLDGTRQLFEAIRAAHAEDGYHPRIVFTSSCAVFGSPFPTPIPDDFHLTPLTSYGTQKAISELLLADYTRRGIFDSIGIRLPTICIRPGKPNRAASGFFSGILREPLIGQEAVLPVPEDVRHWHASPRSAVGFLVHGATIDLAPVGADRNLSMPGVSATVGEQIEALRRIAGEKAVKLIRREPDEMIMRIVSGWAQGFTATRARELGFVAESSFDEIIQVHIEDELEGRIA; translated from the coding sequence ATGCACATCGCCATCATCGGAGCAGCCGGCATGATCGGCCGAAAATTGACGGCACGGTTGATCGCCGATGGCGGTCTCGGCGGCCGGGAGATCACCAGGCTGACATTGGTCGATGTCGTCGAGCCGCCTCTGCCGCAGGGTTTTACCGGCAAGGTGAAGGCGCGTGCCCGGGATCTGTCTGCGCCAGGAGCGGCGGAGAAGATCATCGCCCGCCGGCCGGATGTGATCTTCCATCTCGCGGCGATCGTTTCGGGCGAGGCGGAACTCGATTTCGACAAGGGCTACCGCATCAATCTCGACGGCACCCGGCAGCTCTTCGAAGCGATCCGAGCCGCCCATGCCGAGGACGGCTATCATCCGCGCATCGTCTTTACTTCTTCCTGCGCTGTTTTCGGCTCACCTTTTCCGACGCCTATTCCCGACGATTTCCATCTGACGCCTCTCACCAGCTATGGTACGCAGAAGGCGATCAGCGAACTGCTGCTGGCCGACTATACGCGGCGCGGCATTTTCGACAGCATCGGTATTCGCCTGCCGACCATCTGCATTCGTCCCGGCAAGCCGAACAGGGCGGCCTCCGGTTTCTTCTCCGGCATATTGCGCGAGCCGCTGATCGGCCAGGAAGCCGTGTTGCCGGTGCCGGAGGACGTGCGGCATTGGCATGCCTCGCCGCGTTCGGCAGTCGGATTTCTCGTTCATGGCGCGACGATCGATCTTGCGCCTGTCGGGGCTGACCGAAATCTCTCCATGCCGGGCGTCAGCGCCACGGTTGGCGAGCAGATCGAGGCTTTGCGTCGCATTGCCGGCGAGAAGGCGGTAAAATTGATCCGCCGCGAGCCGGACGAGATGATAATGCGCATCGTCTCCGGTTGGGCCCAAGGCTTTACGGCGACGCGGGCGAGGGAGTTGGGTTTTGTGGCCGAAAGCTCTTTCGACGAGATCATTCAGGTCCATATCGAAGACGAATTGGAAGGACGCATTGCATGA
- a CDS encoding LysR family transcriptional regulator, producing the protein MTFEQLAIFVAVAEREHLTHAAQAIHLTPSAVSAAIKNLEGYYGIELFHRVGRRIELTETGRIFLSEAKATLARVRSAELMLSELGGLQRGRLSLRASQTIASYWLPPLLMRFHREYPGIELDLTIGNTRTVIEAVIEGTAELGFVEGEVDTPALSMKVVAQDALVIVVPPSHPWADGRKLSVDDLASGTSWVMREEGSGTRSEFENAIIKLGTSPHDLGVALVLPSNEAVLSAVCYGQSAAAISSAAAMAYLQQGLLVRAAFDLPVRSFRLLRHKERHASKAALTLEAMCRS; encoded by the coding sequence ATGACATTCGAGCAACTCGCTATTTTTGTCGCCGTCGCCGAGCGGGAACACCTGACCCACGCGGCACAGGCAATCCATCTGACGCCCTCGGCCGTCAGCGCCGCCATCAAGAACCTCGAAGGCTATTATGGCATCGAGCTGTTTCATCGGGTCGGCCGGCGGATCGAGCTGACGGAAACCGGCCGGATCTTTCTCAGCGAGGCGAAGGCGACGCTGGCTCGCGTGCGATCGGCGGAGCTCATGCTTTCCGAACTCGGCGGCCTGCAGCGCGGCCGGCTCAGCCTGCGTGCCAGTCAGACTATTGCCAGCTATTGGCTGCCGCCCTTGCTGATGCGCTTTCATCGCGAATATCCCGGCATCGAGCTCGATTTGACGATCGGCAATACACGTACGGTCATCGAGGCGGTCATCGAAGGCACCGCCGAATTGGGCTTCGTCGAAGGGGAGGTGGATACGCCGGCTTTGTCGATGAAAGTTGTCGCGCAGGATGCGCTTGTCATCGTCGTGCCGCCAAGTCATCCCTGGGCCGACGGTCGGAAGCTGAGCGTTGACGATCTTGCCTCGGGTACCTCGTGGGTGATGCGCGAGGAAGGTTCGGGGACGCGATCCGAATTCGAAAATGCAATCATCAAGCTTGGTACATCGCCACATGATCTTGGCGTCGCGCTGGTGCTGCCGTCGAACGAGGCCGTCTTGTCGGCCGTCTGCTACGGACAAAGCGCCGCGGCGATTTCCAGTGCCGCGGCCATGGCTTATCTGCAACAGGGATTACTTGTGCGTGCGGCTTTCGACCTGCCCGTCCGCAGCTTCCGTCTGCTGCGTCACAAAGAGCGACATGCCAGCAAGGCGGCGCTGACCCTGGAAGCCATGTGCAGGAGTTAA
- a CDS encoding putative sulfate exporter family transporter produces MPLFRRAHIILPGLILTSLVALLAYAFERIEIGIFGRRWIESLVLAIALGIVVCTVKPLTPALRPGIDFSAKILLEIAIVLLGSSISLSAISGAGVWLIAGIAIVVVLSIAATYMTGRLLGLPPKLATLIACGNSICGNSAIVAVAPVIEAGSEEIAAALAFTAVLGIAAVFLLPLLYFHAGMSVPQYGVLAGLTVYAVPQVLAATAPVSLLAVQTGTLVKLIRVLMLGPVIFLLGIITKTKTAGMDSRTGQHHSLVPWFICGFLGLMALRSFGLIPDALIAQMAVISNILTVIAMAALGLSVNIRSVAHAGGRVITAATLSLLALGGISYGLIAALQIR; encoded by the coding sequence ATGCCCCTTTTCAGACGAGCCCATATCATCCTTCCCGGCCTTATCCTTACGAGCCTCGTGGCCCTTCTCGCCTATGCCTTCGAGCGTATAGAGATCGGCATTTTCGGTCGCCGGTGGATCGAGAGCCTGGTGCTCGCCATTGCGCTCGGCATTGTCGTCTGCACCGTAAAGCCGCTGACGCCCGCACTGCGCCCCGGCATCGATTTCAGCGCCAAGATCCTGCTTGAAATTGCCATTGTCCTGCTTGGCTCCTCGATCAGCCTCTCGGCCATCAGCGGCGCCGGTGTCTGGTTGATCGCCGGCATTGCCATCGTCGTCGTGTTGTCGATCGCAGCGACCTATATGACCGGCCGGCTGCTTGGCCTGCCACCGAAACTGGCGACGCTGATTGCCTGCGGCAATTCCATCTGCGGCAACTCGGCCATCGTTGCCGTTGCGCCGGTCATCGAGGCCGGTTCGGAGGAGATTGCCGCCGCTCTTGCCTTCACCGCCGTACTTGGCATCGCCGCCGTCTTCCTGCTGCCGCTTCTCTATTTCCACGCCGGCATGAGCGTGCCGCAATATGGCGTGCTGGCAGGATTGACCGTCTATGCTGTGCCGCAGGTGCTTGCCGCGACCGCGCCGGTCAGCCTCCTTGCGGTGCAGACCGGTACCCTGGTCAAGCTGATCCGCGTGCTGATGCTCGGGCCTGTCATCTTCCTGCTCGGCATTATCACCAAGACCAAAACGGCGGGGATGGACAGCCGCACAGGCCAGCATCACTCGCTGGTTCCCTGGTTCATCTGCGGCTTTCTAGGGCTGATGGCCCTGCGCTCTTTCGGCTTGATCCCGGACGCATTGATCGCGCAGATGGCGGTGATATCCAACATCCTGACGGTGATTGCCATGGCAGCACTCGGCCTGTCCGTGAACATCCGTTCCGTTGCCCATGCCGGCGGCCGGGTCATCACGGCAGCCACGCTGTCGCTGCTGGCGCTCGGTGGCATCAGCTATGGGTTGATTGCCGCTCTTCAAATCCGGTAG
- a CDS encoding DeoR/GlpR family DNA-binding transcription regulator — protein MSDISQVPLHSNHREREILEELRLAGGASRIQFLAERLAVSEETIRRNIRSLEANGLVTKVHGGVHIKDSIIEQPLHFRMNENAEAKRMIAARVAAMIQNGDTLFLDIGSTTAFIAVALQKHQNLFVVTNAVSVAHALATRNGNRVFFAGGELRSHDGGAFGTEATNFLRRFNVRHAILSVGAVNAVSGFMLHDLEEAEYSREASRRAENRIIVADSAKFGRSAPIIIDDPAMYDVMVTDDMPPPDIRAMLDRNEIDLVIANQRRMEQL, from the coding sequence ATGTCGGACATCTCGCAGGTGCCGCTTCATTCGAACCATCGGGAACGCGAGATCCTGGAGGAGCTTCGGCTTGCAGGCGGCGCAAGCCGTATTCAGTTTCTCGCCGAGCGGCTGGCGGTTTCCGAGGAGACCATTCGCCGCAATATCCGCAGCCTGGAAGCCAATGGCCTCGTCACCAAGGTGCATGGCGGAGTTCATATCAAGGACTCGATCATCGAGCAGCCGCTGCATTTCCGGATGAACGAGAATGCCGAGGCCAAACGCATGATCGCGGCCCGTGTTGCGGCGATGATCCAGAACGGCGATACGCTCTTCCTCGACATCGGCTCCACGACGGCTTTCATCGCCGTCGCGCTACAGAAACATCAGAACCTCTTCGTCGTCACCAATGCCGTCTCGGTGGCGCATGCGCTGGCGACCCGCAACGGCAATCGCGTTTTCTTCGCAGGCGGCGAGCTGCGCAGCCACGATGGCGGTGCCTTCGGCACGGAAGCGACCAACTTCCTGCGCCGCTTCAATGTTCGCCATGCTATATTGTCCGTCGGCGCCGTGAATGCCGTCTCCGGCTTCATGCTGCACGATCTTGAAGAGGCGGAATATTCCCGCGAAGCATCGCGGCGCGCCGAAAACCGCATCATCGTCGCCGACAGCGCCAAATTCGGTCGCAGCGCCCCGATCATCATCGATGATCCCGCCATGTACGACGTGATGGTCACCGACGACATGCCGCCCCCGGATATCCGCGCCATGCTCGACCGCAACGAAATCGACCTCGTCATCGCCAATCAGCGCCGGATGGAGCAGCTCTAA
- a CDS encoding NAD(P)-dependent oxidoreductase, whose amino-acid sequence MTGRKIAFLGAGLMGAPMARRLLAGGFAVTVWNRDRSKADALAADGATVAATAAEAAKGAAVLFTMLTNAGAVSEVLFGSGVAEALEPGAIVIDNSSIPPPLARENAAKLAERGVHHIDAPVSGGVVGAAAGTLAIMAGGEAEIIDSVRDVLAPLGRVTRVGPSGAGQLAKLGNQQIVAVTIGAIAEAMLLVEAGGGSREAFRAAIRGGFAESRILELHGQRMIERNFVPGGTSRNQLKDLDAVLAAAQSLSLHLPLTEAVRAEFAEFVEQGGGESDHSGLLAHLEEKNARRKT is encoded by the coding sequence ATGACCGGTCGGAAGATCGCTTTTCTCGGAGCTGGGCTGATGGGAGCCCCGATGGCGAGGCGGTTGCTCGCTGGGGGCTTTGCCGTCACCGTCTGGAATCGCGATCGGAGCAAGGCTGATGCATTGGCGGCCGATGGAGCGACCGTCGCTGCGACGGCAGCGGAGGCCGCCAAGGGGGCCGCCGTCTTGTTCACCATGCTGACCAATGCCGGCGCGGTCAGTGAGGTGCTGTTCGGAAGCGGTGTTGCGGAAGCATTGGAGCCCGGCGCCATCGTGATCGACAATAGCTCCATTCCGCCGCCGCTCGCCCGCGAGAACGCGGCAAAGCTGGCGGAGCGCGGCGTTCATCATATCGATGCTCCCGTTTCCGGCGGCGTGGTTGGTGCAGCCGCCGGAACGCTGGCAATCATGGCGGGCGGCGAGGCCGAAATCATCGATAGTGTCCGGGACGTGCTGGCCCCGCTCGGCCGGGTTACCCGTGTGGGACCAAGCGGCGCCGGCCAGCTCGCCAAGCTCGGCAATCAGCAGATCGTGGCGGTCACCATCGGCGCGATTGCGGAAGCCATGCTTCTGGTCGAAGCCGGCGGCGGTTCGCGTGAGGCGTTTCGCGCTGCCATTCGCGGCGGTTTTGCCGAAAGCCGGATTCTGGAGCTGCATGGTCAGCGCATGATCGAGCGCAATTTCGTACCCGGCGGCACGTCGCGCAACCAATTGAAAGATCTCGACGCCGTTCTTGCCGCTGCTCAAAGCTTGTCGCTGCATCTGCCGTTGACCGAGGCCGTCAGGGCGGAGTTCGCCGAATTCGTGGAGCAGGGCGGCGGTGAAAGCGATCACAGCGGCTTGCTGGCGCATCTGGAAGAAAAGAATGCTCGACGAAAGACCTGA